ATTAAAAAAGGCGATAACGTCGAACTGATTTCCGGAAACGACCGGGGTAAGCGAGGGAAAGTGCTGCGTGTCTTTCCTGACCGTGACCGTGTGCTGATAGAAGGTATCAACATGAGAACCAAACATCAGAAACCGACTCAGGAAAACCCCCAGGGCGGAAGAATGAAACAGGAAATGCCTGTTCATATATCCAATGTCCTTCCGGTTGATTCCGTAAGTGATGAGGCAACAAGAGTCGGCCGGACCCGCGTCTCTGAAACCGGAAAAGGCCGATGGGTGAGAGTGGCCAAGGTCAGCGGCGAAACACTCGATAAATAGATTAGAATATTATCACTATGGCTGAAGCAAGATTATATACCGAATACAAAAGCGACATTGTCAGCAAACTGAAGAAGGACTTC
This DNA window, taken from Natronogracilivirga saccharolytica, encodes the following:
- the rplX gene encoding 50S ribosomal protein L24; the encoded protein is MPRKKNKQKKLHIKKGDNVELISGNDRGKRGKVLRVFPDRDRVLIEGINMRTKHQKPTQENPQGGRMKQEMPVHISNVLPVDSVSDEATRVGRTRVSETGKGRWVRVAKVSGETLDK